The Lonchura striata isolate bLonStr1 chromosome Z, bLonStr1.mat, whole genome shotgun sequence genome window below encodes:
- the PSTPIP2 gene encoding proline-serine-threonine phosphatase-interacting protein 2 yields the protein MREARFRDNFWSTDLTSTVGYDSIIQHLNDGRKNCKEFEDFLKERAIIEEKYGKELINLSKKKPCGQTELNTLKRSLDVFKQQIDNVGQGHIQLAQTLREEAKKMEDFREKQKLHRKKIELIMEAIHKNRNLQYKKTMEAKRLYEQRCRDKDEAEQAVHRNANLVTQKQQEKLFLKLAQTKSALEDTDRSYQQSVTTMEKIRDEWQNEHIKACEFFETQECERINYFRNALWLHVNQLSLGCVQNDEKYEEIRKSLEMCSIEKDVDFFVNLRKTGSLAPAPVVYENYYNAQRNVTPVRSPAPVPISRRGPLPTPTSAPGEPDYATVDGYSLVFQKAEDTVGLTSVVEMAFSVIPRHTEMKCFCFSREYLRTTIIICTFRKCLLKIYVCDQQTPWMDLHIPGRKGPDTGMICVRKRSEVLLKCGHLENLGPPSLYITKKLYVLGGVLHDALGLLASVQGMCIPLRSQVLPVPKGSCLYLKSFISGD from the exons atGCGGGAGGCGCGGTTCAGGGACAACTTCTGG AGCACGGATCTGACCAGCACTGTTGGCTACGACAGCATCATTCAGCATCTGAATGATGGCAGGAAAAACTGCAAAGAGTTTGAAGACTTTCTGAAGGAAAG AGCAattatagaagaaaaatatggcAAGGAGCTCATTAACTTGTCAAAGAAGAAGCCCTGTGGGCAGACAGAGCTGAA CACACTGAAGAGATCCCTTGATGTTTTCAAGCAAC aGATAGACAATGTGGGACAAGGTCATATCCAGCTGGCGCAAACCCTTCGGGAGGAAGCAAAGAAGATGGAGGATTTcagggaaaagcaaaagctACATCGGAAAAAG ATAGAGCTGATAATGGAGGCGATTCACAAAAACAGGAATCTTCAGTACAAGAAGACCATGGAG GCCAAGCGTCTGTATGAGCAGCGCTGCCGGGACAAGGACGAGGCAGAGCAGGCTGTGCACCGCAACGCCAACCTGGTCACgcagaagcagcaggagaag CTGTTTCTGAAGCTGGCTCAGACAAAATCAGCACTGGAGGATACTG ACAGGAGTTACCAGCAGAGTGTGACCACAATGGAGAAGATCCGGGATGAGTGGCAGAACGAGCACATCAAAGCTTGCGAG TTCTTTGAGACTCAGGAGTGCGAGCGGATCAACTATTTCCGTAATGCCCTCTGGCTCCACGTCAACCAGCtctccctgggctgtgtccagaATGATGAG AAATATGAGGAAATTCGCAAGAGTTTGGAAATGTGCAGCATTGAGAAGGATGTTGACTTTTTTGTAAATTTACGCAAAACTGGAAGTTTGGCTCCAG CGCCTGTTGTTTATGAAAACTACTATAATGCCCAGAGAAATGTGACTCCTGTGAGAAGTCCAGCTCCTGTACCTATATCAAG GAGGGGACCTCTGCCCACCCCGACCAGTGCACCAG GGGAGCCTGATTATGCCACAGTTGATGGCTACAGCTTG GTTTTCCAGAAGGCAGAAGACACTGTTGGTCTGACCAGCGTGGTAGAGATGGCGTTTTCAGTTATTCCCAGACACACAGAGATGAAGTGCTTCTGCTTTTCAAGAGAATATTTGAGGACTACAATAATTATTTGTACATTCAGAAAGTGCTTACTAAAAATCTATGTCTGTGATCAGCAAACTCCTTGGATGGATCTTCACattccaggaagaaaaggacCAGACACAGGCATGATCTGTGTCAGAAAAAGATCTGAAGTTCTTCTAAAGTGTGGCCATCTAGAAAATCTGGGGCCTCCCAGTCTCTATATAACTAAAAAGTTGTATGTGCTGGGAGGAGTGCTGCATGATGCTTTGGGCTTGCTGGCTTCTGTTCAGGGTATGTGCATCCCTCTCAGATCTCAAGTTTTGCCTGTTCCTAAAGGCTCTTGCCTGTACCTGAAGTCTTTCATTAGTGGGGATTAA